The sequence tgtgttaaatatttatacgcATGCTTTAAATATTTAAAGACTATTACAAACGCTTtacaaaattgaaattttttttgtaactgaacaATTGTAGTATCATTCacaatttatgataaaaatatatctacaattttataatttacagttttcatataattgtatttatattcttcttcttttttgatcAATTGTATTTATATTCACTAGGCAAGGAATCTGTGCGATATCGCATGGGAACtcatttcgtaaaaaaaaatatgccatattttatatattttctttgatttctttgaaatcacataaaatatatgtatggtAAAAGAATGATTACATGGAGTGGTTAGAATGCTTAGATTTATGAAAAACATAGATACAGTTAGCAAggaatttttataaatgaaaagataaattataattcaaaaattcaGAATTGTGTTAGTGCGgtagtataaattatttttcattaaaattagtTTGTGAAAGTTGGctgataaatgattttttactACAAAAGACGATAGAATATAAAATGATAGTATgtaaaattgaacaaataaaaaaagacaCATTCATAGACCAtttttcaggaaaaaaaaagaaatttataaaaaaagttcaaatttgaaaacatataatctaaaactataaaaaaaaatatttttttatttattttttatatatctagggtattaatGTCCTTttacatattaaataaaatattttggtcatttctctccttgtggtctatttttgtgaccaaaacttgaaaatggtcTATTTATGAGACTTGTCCTTATAAATATTGCATAATGAAAATACACATAATTAGagaaagacactaatttggatattttaacaatttttttaaactaaaactaTTCTAAATGGAAGGTAGGGGATATCAAAACATATAACCGTTTTCTCTCTGAGCAATAAAGACGCGACCTATGTAACTACCGCTTTTCTTGCTTTCTTTCGTTTTTAGTCGTAACACATCTACAGTCTTCATGACAATATTGGCGAGTTTGAATTTCTTCAATCGATGTCACCTTTTTGCATATTTTTGGATCCATGGTGGTTTTGACCGGTTATCGATATCTATGGCAGTGATATTAACATGGTTCTTCTTCCTATGGTTATCGGAGTTGTCCCACATCGTTTTTGGTTGTTAAGGATTCTAGACTCTGTTTTGTTCTGTGATAACATAGTAAAAACAGTTTGCAATATCACAATCTTGTGATTATCAATATCACAAACTTGTGATTATCAATATCACGGTGCTCTCTTCAATAACACAAACTTTACTTTTTACTGTGtgagaaataattatttttgtttacagGACAATGACAACACCTTAAATAGATTCGAAACAGTACAAAAGAACTAGACAAAGAGTTGTGTCTCTTCCTTAAGAGTTGTGTCTCTTCCGTTAAGTATTGTGTCTCTTCTTTCTCATGACtctaaatgaataattaaatgaATAACATATTACGATTCTTAATACATAAAGCGTATCCTAACGTACTTGGGAACTCATTTATTCGACCAACATTGGTGTGGTGTTTGTCTCCTTTTGTGCAGTAATAACTCTCACATTTATTCATAAAGTTTTACAATAGTTTCATATTGAagagatataaattttaatcaaaagACACCTTAGTGAACAAACACAACTTTTAACAAAAATTGGGTTTTTTATAAAAGCACACAACCTTTGGAATTAAttgggattgctattattagtagattattcaaaaaatgataatcttGAAAAATAAATAGCTAGCGGGGATAAAGAAAATGGCTACAAACGGTGACAAAGCTCCACTGGAACCCTAATTTGCATAGCTCACAGAAtcaatttaattattacaaTCAAACATACACAAGCTACAAATGTTCTACTCAATTCTCAGATCAAAGATCACTTACTTCGATCTTGAGAAGACAGCCAAACTATATGTTTGTTTGTATGTTCTTTTTAGAAAAGGGTTTGATATATGTCTGTATGTTTGTCGAGCCAATCAGATTCTAACTCGCAGATTCTGATGCATGATTGACTTAAAAATGCTCTAAAGTTGTTATCATCAATAATATTCTATCAAATTGAACTTAAAACTATAATGTTAGAACGAAGTTTCTCTAAAACTCACTACCTTCCATATTTTCTCTCCATTAAAACTCCAAGTTGTTGTTTTACAGTAAAAAGTTTTGAACAACCCCATAAATAAGATTACGAATTATGAGTCATAATGGAACCCACTTGCAACTTTTAAAGTATGAATTGACTTTGAAAATGTTGTAAGAAATTATTCTCGTCATAGATTCGTATTACTGGATTTTAGAACAGCTCAAAATGGAGAAAGAAGCTTCAAGGAACCAAGACAACTAAAGTGTACTTGTTCAACTACAAAGTGTAGCGCTTTAGGATCGCATCATCATAGTTTTTGATTGAATCTAGCCGTTCAATCGGTTATTCACCTAAACAGAGTGAATTTGAAAGTCTCaacttaaatcctaaacctcaccAACTCTACTCTACACTACACACGTACGAGCTTCTTGTAAACACACAATCATTTTTGTCAGTTTTCACGTTCAAAAGTTTGatcaatataacattttttcgcTCGTTATAATGGCTTATTGGTTTTTTCCTAAAGTGGTAGGCCCATTATAGTAGGCCTTTTGTAAAGAATCAGGTCACACGCAATATAATCTTAATCAGCCTCTGTAACTTCCTGCTTCCACATGGAATCGTTGATCAAATCAACATATTCATCATTAGGCGTTACAGTTTCGTTTGACTTTAATATTATGTGTTTAATTACATTACATATGATCTGGTCATTACGGTTACACTTTATTATTTTTGGTCTACTGCCACACTGCCGGTCTACCACGTGTTTAAGGAAGGTATAAGGTTTTTACTTATCTAATTCTCATATGAGTCTGACACATCACTAATAAGTTTTACGCAAATTTATTTGTGTATTTAATGTTTATGGTTTTAAATACACTGGTAATTTGAAGACCGatccctattttttttttcaacctcTATTTTCTATTCACTCCGTTCATAATACTTGATGTTCTAATTTagtgcacaaagattaagaaagttagatttttaaaaaaaattatttttaaataaataattttaaaataatttacccaatgataaaaaaaactgaaaaatctaattggttgaacaatttccaataaaattaaaattaaccttAAAACctcaaaacttcatgtaaattgaaacaaaatacttcttctaaaatatcatctatattgaaacgaATAGACTATTTTGttatatactttttccatttcagaatgatccatgttttagaattttcacatttattaagaaaacacgtaaatttatgataataaatatattacttttCGTGTTTAGCTATTTCCTATGatttttaaccaatcaaaatttagtaaacacaattaatgtttttgaagttGACAATTTGACATTATTACATACATTGAAATGTAAAATATTGATCTTTtagaaactaaatatttttctaaaacatgatCATTTAGAAACGGAGAGAGTAGTATTGTTTTTGtcaaataatttcatattatgattctgtttaaatattaatatgtatTATACATTGTTGGTATAACATACAATACCATACTTGATATATATTGCTGGTATTTGGTATAGGTTATTTAATCAATGATCAACAAATCAACATGCTAAAAAACAAAACGTAGGGGTAATCTGAGGTGGTGAAATTCACCACAAAGTTTTTAGTAGTTTGGAAATAATCAGTTTCAAGCGCTTACTCGAGTACAAACCCTCGCTTCTCTATAGACTTTACCTGGCCGACACATATAACCTTTGTTGGGAGCACAATGAGAATCCTCCGAACAAATACACAGCCCTTCCAAAGCACATCCTTGTTTCACTATCGTTACGTTTCCTTTTAACCCTAGAATCTGATCGGTCCACTCTGTAGAAAACAACCCCAACGGATCCAACCTCTCCTTTACTTTCAAAAACgcatttgcatttttatattttctaatgaCACCATCAAATGCTATATTCCTATTCTTCCCCCAATGTGGTAACGCCTCGTATTTTAATAAGGCCATTTGCTCGATCTCTTCGACATAGTCCTCATAGAGACGCGGTGTCAAGGGATCATCTTTGCTTCGGTAGTAAGTTAGGTCAAAGTCTAAAGCTTTCTTCTCTTTCCCGAGAAAAGCAGGGGAGGATGTGACATAGCGCATTAAAATACCGTTGCTGCCTTCAAGGACGCAGAGAGATTTTGGTTCAATCTTCACAAGTGCTTTGATGTCGTTGATGAAATCTTTGACATGTGTGAGAGGAACACTTAACGTTGTTTGGTGAAAAAACTCTCCGTTTATGCGTGGGTCCCACGGACAAGCTGTGATCAATCCATCCTGAATGCTGTCTAGACACGAACCGGACGACATCATACGGTCTTGGCTTCCTATAACCGGATAGCCTGTAAATATAAGGCCTGTGGTAGAAATTATAAGTGAAATATTGATAAAACTTTAGTCAATTTGTTctcaaaaaaattgataaaactgTAGTCAATTTTGTATGCAAAGAATCTTAGATGTATAAGCAAGTCAATAAATTACCATTGTTAGTCACACCATATGAGATTGAAAACAAGAATGAAGATGTTTCCTCTGTTCTCACACACCTCCTGTTTGAATCTGCAGATGCCTCTTCACTCTCCTCTGCATACAATGAAAGCAAATATATAGAAGAAACATTATAATTGTGcaaaagatatataataattaatgttaaatatcattaataataaagaaTCAACCTACTAATCTGTTGACGGCTAAGGCTGTGGAGAGTTGCGGACGGAATGGGAAAAATTCGAACAAGCCATCGCCAGAAGTGTTGAAAGGAACTCTATCGTCCATTCGATACACAACTCTGCCTTGGCTCGGTAACCATATGAAATCTGCAAACTCGTGGTTTTCCCCAAAAGTCACGGCTTGATCTCCAAAATCCGAATCCTTTCTCATAACATAAGTTAACGATCTCTTGAACATTGGTTGCAATACGAAAGTTACCTTCAAACATTTCAAAAACTAGGTGATTCACATTtacaaaataaccaaatattaatgttatgatttttttggtgtatgagttttaaattgttttgtaatttatatgtataaaaatagaTAGAATGTTAAATATCATTATAATGTTATCTTAGTTAAATATATTCAAAGTATAGTAATTAAGATGGTTCAGATATtcattttaggtattttgatagcatttatttttccaaatttaaccatagtttgttttggttttaaatatgtttaaacgagattattatttttattgcaGTTGGTTTGTTTCATCTTCATAGATTTGTaagaaaactaataaaattatatagtttgatatatGTTGTTCTAGAGAAAAgtggaaacaaaaaataacaataaattggGAGTTGCATTAGCATACATAACCAATAATAATTTGATAACTCATGCACTTAcatagatatttaaaaataaataaataataataattggttaatatttataataataactggttaatatttataataataactggttaatatttataataataattggtTAATATTTCACTTCCAATTGTTTAGAATGTTTAGacgttttataatttatatgtataaaacttAAGTAGaatatattctttttaattatttgatcaaaatataCTCAtgtagtaaaaatattttcttcatattttcttatcattttcttattattttctgattattttattttaataaaataaaaatagagctgttgattacaaaatatttaataatgtatttgtttAGTATAGACTATAAATCAATTactaaaaattagttttaaagaaaACTATATATCTATCATGTATAATTGATTATACTGCTAActttaatatttagaaaatagttaattattaatatttttttattaatatctatatatatatattaattttaaaaaatttaacatgaATGCGACTTGTAAAAAGATttgtcaaataatatttttatttttatttacaaaaactaaaatatattataattaagaaattaataatGACAATTGACCATAAtaaatttagtttattaaaaGTATCTGTCTAATTGACCTTTTTAACGTGAATTCGACAATTAAAATTGACTTGTCaaaaatagtatagatatatttatatacctGGGAGATAACACCAAGAACGCCTAAAGAAACTTTGGCTGCCTGAAATGCTTCAGGATTCATAGACTCACTGAGAACACGAACCTTGACATACCCATCAGAAACCGAACCGGGACTCACTATTCTTATCTCAGTCACATAATCATGAACCGCACTTCCTTTACCCCAAAGCGAACTTCCGTGAGCACCTGTCCCCATTATCCCTCCAACCGTAAGTCCCCACCAATACGGTGCATATGGTAAAGCGAGCTCCAGCTTAGCCGCTTCTCCAATCAGCTGTCTTAGTGTCACGCCGCTTTCAACCGTCAATGTTTTGGCTTCCCGGTCTGCTCGCACCACGTTGTTTAGAAACTTGGTGCTTATGAGAATCCCGTCTTTGCCGTCAGTGCAAACGAGCTTGGGGATGCTGTGTGAGTACCGAGTCACGACCCGCATTTTTTGACCGGCTCTAGTGGCTGCAGCTACCACAGAGACGAGTTCAGCCTCGGTCTTCGGGTACTCCACCTTGGCCGCTTCGCATATAGAGCGGTCGGGAAAGGCTCCGTAAGAATTCGTAACCGTGCACATTGTGTTTCCGAACTCACACTTTACCGGATCATCCGATGAAGTTGAGGAAGCGGAtgtgaataaacaaaaaatcacACTTAGCCAAACTATCATTTTGTAAGGCAGTTTCAAAACGAAATTTAAGTGAAATATTTGATCATCGCTTCATTTATAGTCTATCATCGCATTGTCccatcattaaatatatattattactatcTAGCAACCAGTATAATTTGAGCTTTTGTGGGTATAAAGT is a genomic window of Brassica napus cultivar Da-Ae chromosome A2, Da-Ae, whole genome shotgun sequence containing:
- the LOC106418293 gene encoding probable L-gulonolactone oxidase 4, producing MIVWLSVIFCLFTSASSTSSDDPVKCEFGNTMCTVTNSYGAFPDRSICEAAKVEYPKTEAELVSVVAAATRAGQKMRVVTRYSHSIPKLVCTDGKDGILISTKFLNNVVRADREAKTLTVESGVTLRQLIGEAAKLELALPYAPYWWGLTVGGIMGTGAHGSSLWGKGSAVHDYVTEIRIVSPGSVSDGYVKVRVLSESMNPEAFQAAKVSLGVLGVISQVTFVLQPMFKRSLTYVMRKDSDFGDQAVTFGENHEFADFIWLPSQGRVVYRMDDRVPFNTSGDGLFEFFPFRPQLSTALAVNRLVEESEEASADSNRRCVRTEETSSFLFSISYGVTNNGLIFTGYPVIGSQDRMMSSGSCLDSIQDGLITACPWDPRINGEFFHQTTLSVPLTHVKDFINDIKALVKIEPKSLCVLEGSNGILMRYVTSSPAFLGKEKKALDFDLTYYRSKDDPLTPRLYEDYVEEIEQMALLKYEALPHWGKNRNIAFDGVIRKYKNANAFLKVKERLDPLGLFSTEWTDQILGLKGNVTIVKQGCALEGLCICSEDSHCAPNKGYMCRPGKVYREARVCTRVSA